Proteins found in one Bremerella volcania genomic segment:
- the thiC gene encoding phosphomethylpyrimidine synthase ThiC encodes MSTQLLAAKEGTITPEMEYVAKRENISAELVRDEVAAGRMVIPANKVHLQGVLEPMGIGLAAKCKINANIGNSAVTSDLAGELDKLHVAVHHGADTVMDLSTGKNIDEIRAKIIEKSPVPIGTVPMYQMLENLGGNIEDMTPQHFLDMVEHQAKQGVDYMTIHCGILLEHLHLTTNRVTGIVSRGGSLIAKWMMAHRKQNPLYTSFDDLCDIMRQYDVTWSLGDSLRPGSLADASDDAQFSELDVLGELTKRGRANGTQVMVEGPGHVPMDQIEMNMKRQQEVCDGAPFYVLGPLVTDIAPGYDHITSAIGAALAGWHGAAMLCYVTPKEHLGLPEADDVKQGVIAYKIAAHAADVARHRPGARDRDDALSKARFAFDWNEQFRLSLDPETAQAYHDQTLPQDTFKSAHFCSMCGPKYCSMKITEEIRAMASQDELIALQTDKGS; translated from the coding sequence ATGTCGACGCAACTGCTTGCAGCGAAAGAGGGGACGATCACCCCGGAAATGGAGTATGTGGCCAAGCGGGAGAACATCTCTGCTGAATTGGTGCGGGACGAAGTCGCCGCCGGTCGCATGGTGATCCCAGCAAACAAGGTTCACCTTCAAGGGGTTCTTGAGCCGATGGGGATCGGCCTGGCCGCCAAGTGCAAGATCAACGCCAACATCGGCAACAGTGCCGTGACGAGCGATCTGGCTGGCGAACTCGACAAGCTGCACGTCGCCGTTCATCATGGGGCCGACACCGTGATGGATCTTTCCACCGGAAAGAACATCGACGAAATCCGCGCCAAGATCATCGAAAAGAGCCCTGTTCCAATCGGTACGGTTCCCATGTACCAGATGCTGGAAAACCTGGGGGGCAATATCGAGGACATGACGCCGCAGCACTTCCTGGACATGGTCGAGCATCAGGCCAAGCAGGGGGTCGACTACATGACCATCCACTGCGGCATCCTGCTTGAGCACCTGCACCTAACGACCAACCGCGTGACCGGCATCGTCAGCCGCGGCGGTTCGCTGATCGCCAAGTGGATGATGGCTCACCGCAAGCAAAACCCGCTGTACACCAGCTTCGATGATCTGTGCGACATCATGCGTCAGTACGACGTGACTTGGAGCCTGGGTGATAGCCTGCGTCCTGGTTCGCTGGCCGATGCTTCAGACGACGCGCAGTTCTCGGAACTTGACGTTCTGGGCGAACTCACCAAGCGTGGTCGCGCCAACGGCACGCAGGTCATGGTCGAAGGTCCCGGACACGTGCCGATGGACCAGATCGAAATGAACATGAAGCGCCAGCAGGAAGTCTGCGACGGTGCTCCGTTCTACGTGTTAGGCCCGCTGGTTACCGACATCGCTCCCGGCTACGACCACATCACCAGCGCGATTGGCGCGGCACTGGCCGGTTGGCATGGCGCGGCCATGCTGTGCTACGTAACCCCGAAGGAACACCTGGGACTTCCTGAGGCCGACGACGTCAAGCAAGGGGTCATCGCCTACAAGATCGCCGCCCACGCGGCCGACGTGGCTCGGCATCGCCCGGGGGCTCGCGATCGGGACGACGCATTGAGCAAGGCTCGTTTCGCGTTCGACTGGAACGAACAGTTCCGCCTGTCGCTCGATCCCGAAACGGCCCAGGCTTATCACGATCAAACCTTGCCGCAAGACACCTTCAAAAGCGCGCACTTCTGCAGCATGTGCGGTCCGAAGTACTGCAGCATGAAAATCACCGAAGAGATCCGCGCGATGGCCTCGCAAGACGAACTAATCGCCCTGCAAACCGACAAGGGTTCGTAA
- a CDS encoding BaiN/RdsA family NAD(P)/FAD-dependent oxidoreductase codes for MNEKNTTNRADVAIVGGGAAGLFAAIWAARTDANRRIVILDGARRIGAKILIAGGGRCNVTNEKVTPDDFCGSSPNAIKKVLGRFTQPQTVDFFAELGVKLKREPTGKLFPTTDKARTVLDAMLAEVDRLGIKIFLNHRVENIRPPSDGDERSKFEIAGPWGHLVAPKVILATGGKSVPQTGSDGHGLEIVRRLGHELTPKIFPALVPLQLADGDPLKQLSGISLPVLLQLTESSGKRIETVEGDLLLTHKGLSGPAVLDMSRHWIAASSERAVRLNVSWLPEITEEVLQAELQSLGRRSIRGHLRERLPDRLVDHLLTFAEIPPEQTGVDLARPQRKSLVTAVCNFPLEVTGTLGFKVAEVTAGGVPLSQIELKTMQSRVMPGLHLCGEICDVDGRIGGFNFQWAWSSGYVAGVSV; via the coding sequence TTGAATGAAAAGAACACGACAAACCGAGCCGATGTAGCCATCGTGGGTGGTGGTGCGGCCGGGCTGTTTGCTGCGATATGGGCAGCCAGAACCGATGCCAATCGCCGGATCGTCATTCTGGACGGGGCCAGGCGGATTGGTGCCAAGATCCTCATTGCTGGGGGAGGCCGCTGCAATGTGACCAACGAAAAGGTCACGCCTGACGACTTCTGCGGCAGCTCGCCGAACGCGATCAAGAAGGTCCTGGGCCGATTCACCCAACCCCAAACGGTCGACTTCTTCGCGGAGCTAGGCGTCAAGCTGAAGCGCGAACCGACCGGCAAGCTGTTTCCCACGACCGACAAAGCACGTACGGTGCTTGATGCGATGCTGGCCGAGGTCGACCGCCTGGGGATTAAGATTTTCTTGAATCACCGCGTCGAAAACATTCGCCCCCCATCCGACGGTGACGAGCGATCCAAATTCGAGATCGCCGGGCCGTGGGGACACTTGGTCGCCCCGAAGGTGATTCTGGCGACCGGCGGCAAAAGCGTTCCACAGACGGGCAGCGACGGGCACGGCCTGGAGATCGTTCGCCGCCTGGGGCATGAACTGACGCCGAAGATTTTTCCTGCCCTGGTTCCCCTGCAGCTGGCTGATGGGGATCCACTGAAGCAGCTTTCAGGTATCTCGCTACCGGTCTTGCTTCAACTGACCGAGAGCAGCGGCAAGCGAATCGAAACGGTCGAAGGGGACCTACTGTTAACCCACAAAGGTCTTTCGGGACCGGCGGTGTTGGACATGAGCCGCCACTGGATCGCGGCCTCGTCCGAGCGAGCGGTTCGCTTGAATGTGAGCTGGCTACCGGAGATCACCGAGGAAGTCCTGCAGGCCGAACTGCAATCGCTCGGCCGCCGTTCGATCCGCGGTCACTTGCGCGAGCGTCTGCCGGATCGGCTTGTCGACCACCTGCTGACCTTTGCCGAAATTCCGCCCGAGCAAACCGGCGTCGACCTGGCCAGGCCGCAGCGAAAGAGCCTGGTCACGGCGGTCTGCAATTTTCCCTTGGAAGTCACCGGCACGCTGGGCTTTAAGGTCGCGGAAGTCACGGCCGGGGGCGTTCCCCTTTCGCAAATCGAACTGAAGACAATGCAATCGCGCGTCATGCCGGGACTGCACCTGTGCGGCGAGATCTGCGACGTCGACGGACGCATTGGCGGGTTCAACTTCCAGTGGGCCTGGTCGAGCGGCTACGTGGCAGGCGTTTCTGTTTGA
- the metH gene encoding methionine synthase, whose translation MPGPRFAGRQHPIFNDIQKRILILDGAMGTMIQKYKLTEADVRGKQFANEEKDLRNFSDLLCLTKPEIIEGIHREFLEAGANIIETNTFGATPIAMEEFALSESLATDINVAAVKLAKKVADEFNDRNPDNLRYVAGSIGPTSKTASISRRIEDPGFRDVTFNQLVDSYLVQIHAMVEAGVDILFPETTFDTLNLKACLFAIEKYYREKGIELPVMTSVTITDASGRTLSGQTVEAFWNSVSHFPMLSVGINCALGAELMRPYVQELSSISSCYISCHPNAGLPNEMGEYDQTPEQMASTIRQFAENGWLNIVGGCCGSTPAHIKAIADAMRDYEPRQLHEQPQLTRLSGQEPFTITPKTNFVMIGERTNVTGSRRFARLIREEQYEEAIAVALQQVESGANVIDVNMDDALLDGEAAMTRYLNLIAAEPDICKVPIMIDSSKWSVIEAGLRCVQGKSIVNSISLKEGEEEFLNKARLCRDYGAAVVVMAFDEVGQAVELDRKVEICKRAYDLLVEKLDFDPTDIIFDPNILTVATGIEEHNDYAINFIEATRKIKEVCPGAKVSGGVSNVSFSFRGNDVIREAIHAVFLYHAINAGLDMGIVNAGQLAVYDEVPRELKDLIEDVLFNKRPDATERLVDFAETVKHQKGAGPKQEDLSWREEPVEKRLAHSLVKGIDRFIVEDTEECRQKAERCLHIIEGPLMDGMNIVGDLFGAGKMFLPQVVKSARVMKKAVAYLLPFMEKEKEELGTTDEDARGKILMATVKGDVHDIGKNIVGVVLGCNNYEIIDLGVMVHCDKILAAAKEHGVDVIGLSGLITPSLDEMVHVAQEMQAAGMNIPLLIGGATTSAKHTAVKIAPVYDHAVVHVLDASRSVGVVDQLLSKENSPAFLEKNRKLQQELAESYRKRQAITLVSLKQAREKHFETDWSSVDIPTPSFTGTKTLKEFPLETLRDFIDWSPFFNSWELKGKYPKIFEDEYVGEEAKKLFYDANLLLDRIIAEKLFTANGVFGFWPAAADGDDIIVYAPNDSEKEIERFHTLRQQWERKGQSDFRALSDYIAPVGSGRHDYLGAFAVTTGIGCQELAAKFDADHDDYNSIMAKALADRLAEAFAECLHQEARKAWKYGEGEALSNEELIKEGYRGIRPAPGYPAQPDHTEKWTLFRLLNAKQETGIQLTESLAMMPAASVCGLYFAHPAARYFAIHQLGRDQVEDYAKRKGMPLKDVEKWLSPNLSYDP comes from the coding sequence ATGCCAGGTCCTCGATTCGCCGGCCGCCAGCACCCGATCTTCAACGACATTCAAAAGCGTATTCTGATTCTCGATGGTGCCATGGGGACCATGATTCAGAAATACAAGCTGACCGAAGCGGACGTCCGTGGTAAGCAGTTCGCCAACGAAGAAAAGGATCTTCGCAACTTTAGCGACCTGCTCTGCTTGACCAAGCCGGAGATCATTGAAGGGATCCACCGCGAGTTTCTCGAGGCGGGTGCCAACATCATTGAAACCAACACGTTTGGTGCGACCCCCATCGCGATGGAAGAGTTCGCGCTCAGCGAGTCGCTGGCGACCGATATTAACGTCGCCGCGGTGAAGCTGGCCAAGAAAGTTGCCGACGAGTTCAACGACCGCAATCCGGACAACCTGCGGTACGTGGCTGGCTCGATCGGTCCCACCAGCAAGACGGCTTCGATCTCGCGGCGGATCGAAGATCCCGGCTTCCGCGACGTGACCTTCAACCAACTGGTCGACTCGTACCTGGTGCAGATTCATGCGATGGTCGAAGCTGGGGTCGATATCCTCTTCCCGGAAACGACCTTCGATACGCTGAATTTGAAAGCATGTCTGTTCGCCATCGAGAAGTACTATCGCGAGAAGGGGATCGAACTGCCGGTGATGACCTCGGTCACCATCACCGACGCATCGGGTCGAACGCTGTCCGGTCAAACGGTTGAGGCGTTCTGGAACTCGGTCTCGCACTTCCCGATGCTCAGCGTCGGGATCAACTGCGCGCTGGGTGCCGAACTGATGCGTCCTTATGTTCAAGAGCTCTCGTCGATTTCGTCCTGCTATATCAGCTGCCATCCCAACGCCGGCTTGCCGAATGAAATGGGGGAGTACGATCAGACGCCAGAGCAAATGGCATCGACGATTCGCCAGTTCGCCGAGAACGGCTGGCTGAATATCGTTGGTGGCTGCTGCGGCAGTACGCCTGCCCATATCAAAGCGATCGCCGATGCGATGCGCGACTACGAGCCGCGCCAGCTGCACGAGCAGCCGCAGCTGACACGGTTGAGCGGCCAGGAACCATTCACGATCACGCCCAAAACCAACTTCGTGATGATCGGCGAACGAACCAACGTGACCGGCTCGCGTCGCTTTGCCCGGCTGATTCGCGAAGAGCAATACGAAGAGGCGATTGCCGTCGCGCTGCAGCAGGTCGAAAGTGGCGCCAACGTCATCGACGTGAACATGGACGACGCCTTGCTCGACGGCGAGGCGGCCATGACGCGTTACCTGAATCTGATCGCAGCCGAGCCTGACATCTGCAAAGTACCGATCATGATCGACAGTTCGAAGTGGTCGGTCATCGAAGCAGGTCTACGCTGCGTGCAAGGCAAATCGATCGTCAATTCGATCAGTTTGAAGGAAGGAGAAGAGGAGTTCCTCAACAAGGCTCGGCTGTGCCGCGACTATGGAGCAGCCGTCGTCGTGATGGCCTTCGACGAAGTGGGCCAGGCGGTCGAACTCGATCGCAAGGTCGAGATCTGCAAGCGCGCTTACGACCTGCTGGTCGAGAAGCTCGACTTCGACCCGACCGATATCATCTTCGACCCGAACATTTTGACGGTGGCCACCGGCATCGAAGAGCATAACGACTACGCGATCAACTTCATCGAAGCAACACGAAAGATCAAAGAGGTTTGCCCGGGTGCCAAGGTCTCTGGCGGCGTGAGCAACGTGTCGTTCTCGTTCCGCGGTAACGACGTCATTCGCGAAGCGATCCACGCGGTGTTCCTTTACCATGCCATCAACGCTGGCCTCGACATGGGGATCGTCAACGCGGGGCAGTTGGCCGTGTACGACGAAGTGCCGCGGGAACTGAAAGACCTGATCGAAGACGTGCTGTTCAACAAGCGGCCAGACGCAACCGAGCGTCTCGTCGATTTCGCCGAAACGGTCAAGCATCAAAAGGGAGCCGGGCCAAAGCAGGAAGACCTCTCGTGGCGGGAAGAACCGGTCGAGAAACGATTGGCTCATTCGCTGGTCAAGGGGATCGATCGTTTCATCGTCGAAGATACCGAAGAGTGCCGCCAGAAGGCCGAGCGCTGCCTGCACATCATCGAAGGTCCGCTGATGGACGGGATGAATATCGTCGGCGACCTGTTCGGGGCCGGTAAGATGTTCCTGCCGCAGGTGGTTAAAAGTGCTCGCGTAATGAAGAAGGCCGTCGCTTATCTGCTTCCCTTCATGGAGAAGGAAAAGGAAGAACTCGGCACGACCGACGAAGATGCCCGCGGCAAGATTCTGATGGCGACCGTCAAGGGAGACGTGCACGACATCGGCAAGAACATCGTCGGCGTGGTCCTCGGCTGTAACAACTACGAGATCATCGACCTGGGCGTGATGGTTCACTGCGACAAGATCCTGGCCGCGGCCAAAGAGCACGGCGTTGACGTGATCGGTTTGTCAGGGCTCATTACGCCGAGCCTTGACGAGATGGTCCACGTGGCTCAAGAGATGCAAGCCGCGGGTATGAACATCCCGCTTTTGATCGGTGGTGCGACGACCAGCGCCAAGCATACGGCCGTGAAGATCGCCCCCGTTTACGATCATGCCGTGGTGCATGTGCTGGACGCCTCACGTAGCGTGGGGGTGGTCGATCAGCTGCTCAGCAAAGAGAACTCACCAGCCTTCCTGGAGAAGAACCGCAAACTGCAGCAGGAACTGGCAGAATCGTATCGCAAGCGTCAGGCGATCACGCTCGTCTCGCTGAAACAGGCCCGCGAAAAGCACTTTGAAACCGATTGGTCGAGCGTCGATATCCCGACCCCATCGTTCACCGGCACGAAGACATTGAAGGAGTTTCCGCTGGAAACGCTCCGCGACTTCATCGACTGGTCGCCATTTTTCAACTCGTGGGAACTGAAGGGGAAGTACCCCAAGATCTTCGAAGACGAGTACGTCGGCGAAGAGGCGAAGAAGCTGTTTTACGACGCCAACTTGCTGCTCGACCGGATCATCGCCGAGAAGCTGTTCACGGCCAACGGCGTGTTTGGCTTCTGGCCCGCGGCGGCTGACGGGGACGACATCATCGTCTATGCCCCCAACGATTCCGAGAAGGAAATCGAACGCTTCCATACGCTGCGCCAGCAATGGGAACGCAAGGGGCAAAGCGACTTCCGCGCCTTGTCCGACTACATCGCTCCCGTGGGAAGCGGCCGGCATGATTACCTCGGGGCGTTCGCCGTGACGACCGGGATCGGCTGTCAGGAACTGGCGGCCAAGTTCGATGCCGATCATGACGACTACAATTCGATCATGGCCAAGGCCCTGGCCGATCGCCTGGCCGAAGCGTTTGCCGAGTGTCTGCACCAAGAGGCACGCAAGGCCTGGAAGTATGGCGAAGGGGAAGCCCTCTCCAACGAAGAGTTGATCAAGGAAGGCTATCGCGGCATCCGTCCAGCACCGGGTTACCCGGCTCAGCCTGACCACACCGAGAAGTGGACCCTTTTCCGGCTTCTCAATGCCAAGCAAGAGACCGGCATTCAGTTGACCGAAAGCCTGGCGATGATGCCGGCGGCCAGCGTGTGCGGTCTGTACTTCGCCCACCCGGCGGCGCGCTATTTCGCGATCCATCAGTTGGGCCGCGATCAGGTCGAAGACTACGCCAAGCGGAAGGGAATGCCGCTGAAGGACGTCGAAAAGTGGCTCTCGCCGAACCTTTCATACGACCCGTAG
- a CDS encoding leucine-rich repeat domain-containing protein has translation MRLLPLLFLCTLFVGCTSGEPSSSSQPTAQVPTQDELAAEAMLVNAGGRIEKDGNGAVVLVDFSGKPIDENLMKRIGTLPKLQKLLLRGCPVDNAMLKAVGSPADLQVLDLRGTQVTGAAMDQIGKCIKLKNLQFRGNPITDTDLKHVGRLAQLKVLGLDETAVEGASLESLAGLKQLEELYLFGTPFKEANLAKLAPFTKLKRIRLRGTKIDGSGFESLAELTALEDLDVSETNFSDAAVGHLLNYNGLKKLNLWATKITDASLPNVAKLTSLEWLNLDRNSIGDAQIEELTKLPNVTWLHLGSTALTNDGLQKLAPMTQLKTLIVTRTGVTSEGAAALANKLPETEIQHVYMTEN, from the coding sequence ATGCGTCTGTTGCCCCTACTCTTTCTATGCACTTTGTTTGTCGGCTGTACCTCCGGCGAACCATCATCGTCGTCGCAGCCCACTGCCCAAGTTCCCACGCAAGATGAACTCGCCGCCGAGGCGATGCTGGTCAACGCTGGAGGGCGTATCGAGAAAGATGGCAACGGTGCGGTCGTGCTGGTCGACTTTTCCGGGAAGCCGATCGACGAGAACCTCATGAAACGCATCGGAACGCTTCCCAAACTGCAGAAGCTGCTGCTGCGGGGCTGCCCAGTCGACAACGCCATGCTGAAAGCGGTGGGGTCTCCCGCGGACCTGCAAGTGCTCGATCTGCGAGGAACGCAGGTCACCGGTGCCGCGATGGATCAGATTGGCAAGTGCATCAAGCTGAAGAATTTGCAGTTCCGTGGCAATCCAATCACCGATACCGACCTCAAACACGTCGGGCGGCTGGCACAGCTCAAGGTGTTGGGGCTCGATGAAACGGCCGTGGAAGGGGCTTCCCTGGAGAGCCTGGCGGGACTGAAACAATTGGAGGAACTGTACCTGTTTGGGACTCCCTTCAAGGAAGCCAATCTCGCCAAATTGGCCCCGTTCACCAAGCTGAAACGGATACGTCTACGTGGCACGAAGATCGACGGCAGCGGCTTCGAATCACTCGCTGAGTTGACGGCTTTGGAAGACCTCGATGTGAGCGAAACTAATTTCAGCGATGCGGCGGTCGGGCATTTATTGAACTACAACGGCCTGAAGAAACTCAATCTGTGGGCCACCAAAATCACCGACGCCTCGCTACCCAACGTGGCGAAGTTGACTTCGCTGGAGTGGCTCAACCTCGACCGCAACTCGATCGGGGATGCTCAGATCGAAGAGTTGACCAAGCTTCCCAACGTCACTTGGCTGCACCTGGGTTCGACGGCATTGACCAACGATGGCTTGCAGAAGCTTGCGCCGATGACGCAACTGAAAACGCTGATCGTGACCCGTACCGGCGTCACCAGCGAAGGTGCCGCGGCCCTCGCCAACAAGCTTCCCGAAACCGAGATCCAGCACGTCTATATGACGGAAAATTAA
- a CDS encoding class I SAM-dependent methyltransferase, with protein MGKSGELTYLRDLDEKGKVRLANKPFSVDYQGRHLCDIGMMRNLLPDPPARLLDLGCGTGWTSCFFAMMGYEVVGQDIAPDMIKAATANKQRFHADSASFIVSDYESLDFRDEFDAACFYDSLHHAEDERLALAAVFRALKPGGVLVTHEPGKGHAAAEISIQAVERYGVTEKDMPAWYIIRLASEIGFSSVQHFPFANEVVQSMGRQKTRPLATGRGWLGKVQRGVGDAWRRMRMKRRIGRLIDNSIEAGGITLLIK; from the coding sequence ATGGGAAAATCTGGGGAGCTGACCTACTTACGCGACTTGGACGAGAAGGGGAAGGTTCGTCTGGCGAACAAGCCGTTTTCGGTCGACTACCAGGGACGGCATCTGTGCGACATCGGCATGATGCGGAACCTGCTGCCTGATCCGCCGGCGCGTTTGCTCGACCTGGGCTGCGGTACTGGATGGACCTCCTGTTTTTTCGCGATGATGGGATACGAAGTGGTTGGCCAGGATATCGCTCCGGACATGATCAAGGCCGCGACGGCGAACAAGCAGCGGTTTCATGCGGACTCGGCCAGCTTCATCGTCAGCGATTACGAGTCGCTCGACTTTCGCGACGAGTTCGATGCGGCCTGTTTCTACGATTCACTGCACCATGCCGAAGATGAACGCCTGGCGCTGGCGGCCGTCTTTCGTGCTTTGAAACCTGGAGGCGTTCTGGTGACGCATGAGCCTGGCAAGGGGCACGCGGCGGCTGAGATCTCGATTCAAGCGGTCGAAAGATATGGCGTGACCGAGAAAGACATGCCAGCGTGGTACATCATCCGTCTGGCGAGTGAAATTGGTTTTTCGTCGGTGCAGCACTTTCCGTTTGCAAACGAGGTCGTGCAAAGCATGGGGCGTCAGAAAACACGCCCCTTAGCGACCGGCCGAGGATGGCTGGGGAAGGTTCAGCGCGGCGTGGGGGATGCCTGGCGGCGGATGCGCATGAAACGACGTATCGGGCGATTGATCGACAATTCGATCGAAGCTGGCGGAATTACCTTGCTGATCAAGTGA
- a CDS encoding CBS domain-containing protein, with protein MTAIETISKQLQGNVKDVMSIKVHTATVGTHVNIVADLMARYSLRRVVVVDNAKQVIGVVSQRDIVRALMSSMKPEGQEVVHKRVEQLITVEKPITVGPDIPLARAAYVLATNKIGCLPVVDEHHTLVGVLSISDIIQFLADDNVEGMETAFQMYSPRNDAKTRSPAYVRKMNGDLVIPLKNIENKRARMDYAVLGYDPPTGRILIKFVRATADEAIATKVQDDNLIIPAKGFVRHFSLIGKVAAFDVTDHNQSKFLVLSPKNASSGSVNAVGTT; from the coding sequence ATGACCGCTATCGAAACGATCTCGAAGCAATTGCAAGGTAACGTCAAGGACGTGATGTCGATCAAGGTCCATACCGCGACCGTAGGCACTCACGTCAATATTGTCGCTGACCTGATGGCTCGATATTCGTTACGCCGGGTAGTGGTGGTCGACAATGCCAAGCAAGTGATCGGCGTTGTCTCTCAGCGCGATATCGTTCGTGCGCTGATGAGCAGCATGAAGCCTGAAGGTCAGGAAGTCGTGCACAAACGTGTGGAACAACTGATCACCGTCGAAAAGCCCATCACCGTTGGTCCCGATATCCCGCTGGCCCGTGCCGCCTACGTTCTGGCCACCAACAAAATCGGCTGCTTGCCGGTGGTCGATGAACATCACACGCTGGTTGGCGTGCTTTCGATTTCCGATATCATTCAGTTCCTGGCCGACGATAACGTCGAAGGCATGGAAACGGCCTTCCAGATGTACTCGCCGCGGAACGATGCCAAGACCCGCAGCCCCGCTTACGTTCGGAAGATGAATGGCGACCTGGTCATTCCACTGAAGAACATCGAGAACAAGCGTGCCCGGATGGATTACGCCGTGCTCGGCTACGATCCACCGACCGGGCGGATCCTGATCAAGTTCGTCCGCGCGACGGCCGACGAAGCGATCGCGACGAAAGTTCAAGACGACAACTTGATCATTCCCGCCAAGGGATTCGTGCGGCACTTCAGCTTGATTGGCAAGGTCGCCGCGTTCGATGTGACCGACCACAACCAGAGCAAGTTCCTGGTGCTTTCCCCCAAGAACGCCAGCTCCGGCAGCGTCAACGCGGTTGGCACGACGTAG
- a CDS encoding c-type cytochrome, whose product MMERIVAILILLLLPCGLIAEDRAPNPQAGYEHLINTPYLPPYFDQETFDNVWKVWPKPLRDQAEGADADTRRQMAFERYGLTGRSEDPTKPLQYVVDQKGNWTLNCFSCHGGQVDGKTVPGLPNNRFDFAGITDEIRLTKALLGKRLVPTDYSSLVFPMGDNKGTTNAVNFGVALLSLRDADLNLVPGASFPKMLHHDMEPPPWWHFAKKENIYLDGFAPKGHRGLLQFTLVKENKAQAFRDREDDFRDVYAYLSSLEAPKYPGPIDPAKADRGRIIFNNHCSECHGTYGDKADYPERMVPIDVVKTDRARFDSLTPAHRQAYGQSWFNTHGQQKGLIADPEGYVAPPLDGVWATAPYLHNGSVPTLWHLLHPGERPQVWRWKGLAYDHQQMGISVEVLNEVPQGLSSIDRREVFDTSRFGKSATGHDFPNVLSDAEKEDLLEYLKTL is encoded by the coding sequence ATGATGGAGCGAATTGTCGCTATTCTGATTTTGCTGCTCTTGCCGTGCGGCCTGATCGCCGAGGACCGCGCGCCCAATCCCCAGGCCGGGTACGAGCACCTGATCAATACACCGTATCTGCCTCCATACTTCGACCAGGAGACCTTCGACAACGTCTGGAAGGTCTGGCCGAAGCCGCTTCGAGATCAGGCCGAAGGGGCCGATGCCGACACGCGGCGGCAGATGGCTTTCGAGCGGTACGGGCTCACCGGGCGCTCCGAGGACCCGACCAAGCCGCTGCAGTATGTCGTCGACCAAAAGGGAAACTGGACGCTCAACTGCTTCTCGTGTCACGGTGGCCAAGTCGACGGTAAGACGGTTCCAGGCCTGCCCAACAATCGTTTCGACTTCGCAGGCATCACGGACGAAATTCGTCTGACCAAAGCTCTGCTGGGAAAAAGGCTGGTTCCGACCGACTATAGCTCGTTGGTTTTTCCGATGGGGGACAACAAAGGGACGACCAACGCGGTGAACTTCGGCGTGGCGCTGCTTTCGCTGCGGGATGCCGACCTGAACCTTGTGCCGGGGGCCAGCTTTCCCAAAATGTTGCATCACGATATGGAACCTCCGCCTTGGTGGCACTTTGCCAAGAAGGAGAATATCTACCTTGACGGCTTCGCCCCCAAAGGGCATCGGGGCCTGCTTCAATTTACGCTCGTCAAGGAAAACAAGGCCCAGGCCTTTCGTGATCGCGAAGACGACTTCCGCGACGTCTACGCCTATTTGAGTTCGCTCGAAGCTCCGAAGTACCCAGGGCCGATCGATCCGGCGAAAGCGGATCGAGGCCGCATCATCTTCAACAATCACTGCAGCGAGTGTCACGGCACGTACGGCGACAAGGCCGACTACCCGGAACGCATGGTGCCGATTGATGTGGTGAAGACCGATCGCGCACGTTTTGATTCGCTCACGCCGGCCCACCGCCAGGCGTACGGACAAAGCTGGTTCAACACGCATGGCCAGCAGAAGGGATTGATTGCCGATCCAGAAGGCTATGTCGCCCCGCCACTGGATGGCGTCTGGGCGACGGCACCCTATCTGCATAACGGTTCGGTCCCGACCTTGTGGCATTTGCTGCACCCGGGCGAGCGTCCCCAGGTTTGGCGCTGGAAGGGGCTTGCTTACGATCATCAGCAGATGGGGATTTCGGTCGAAGTGCTAAACGAAGTTCCGCAAGGATTGTCTTCGATCGACCGGCGTGAAGTCTTCGATACGTCTCGGTTCGGTAAAAGTGCGACAGGGCACGACTTCCCCAATGTGCTAAGTGATGCGGAAAAAGAAGACCTTCTCGAGTATCTGAAAACCCTTTAA